Part of the Gemmatimonadota bacterium genome, ATTTCGGAAGTGGAATCCCACACGCGCACTTCTTTTCGTTCGGCAACCTCCGTACCGAACTGTGTCATCACGCCGCGCGGATCCACGACGGCCTGTGCTCTGTAGGGCGCGGACTTGTACCAGACGGGGGGCAGGCCGAGGAGCGGCCACGGGTAGCAGGAGCAGAGCGTACAGACCACGAGGTTGTGCACGTCGTCCGTGTTCTCCACGACACGCATCTGCTCGCCCTGCGCCCCTACGTAGCCCATCGATGAGATGGCGGCATTCGGGTCGTCCAGCAGCCAGCGTTTGAACGCTTCATCCGTCCATGCGCGGGCTACGACGTGTTTCCCGTTCGCCGGGCCGATCTTGTCCTGGTACAGGTCGACTAGTGCGTCCAGCGCTTCCGGATCGACGAGGCCTTTCTCCACGAGCAGCGATTCGAGCGCTTTCACGCGCAACTCGATATCCGGCGGCGGGTGAGTGTGGTCTTGATCGTGCCGGTGGTCGTTGGTCATGTGGTACTTCTATACTATTGCTCGTCGCGGGAATGGCTCACGCGCCGTCCTGCCCGATCAGCAGTTCGAGCGGCTGTTCGAGGATTTCCCTGAGGTGGGCAAGGAATTGGCCGGCGACCGCGCCGTCGATGAGCCGGTGGTCGGAGGACAGGGTGGCCGACATCATGGCCTTGATTTCGACCTTGCCGTCCACCACGACGGGCGTGTCCTTGACCCGCCCCACGGCGAGTATGGCTGCTTCCGGCGGGTTGATGATGGCGGTGAACTGGTCCACGCCGAACATCCCGAGATTGGAGATGGTGAAGGTACCATAACCATAGTCTTCGGGACCAAGGCCTTTTCCGCGGGCCTTCTCACCCAGATATCGGGTTGCGGCGGCGATGTCGAAGACCGATTTCTGATCGGCGGATGCCACCACGGGCACGACCAGTCCGTCGTCGAGGGCGACGGCGAAGCCCACGTTCACATCGGCGTATTCCACGACCTCCCCACCTTCGAGGGAGGCGTTGACGGCGGGAAAGGACCGCAGGGCGATGCCGGCGGCCTTGATGATCAGGTCGTTCACGGAAACTCTGGCCAGGCCGCGCTTCTCACCATAGGCGATCAGCTGTTCCCGTAGCCCGGTGAGGCGCGTCATGTCCACGTCCATGGTGAGGTAGAAGTGGGGAATGGTCGACGCGCTTTCGGCCAGTCGCGTCGCGGCGACCTTGCGCAGTCCGCTGAGCGGGGCGCGGCGCTGGATGCGTTTCAAACCCGGTCCGGCTGCGGCGGGGGCCGGTGCGGGAGTCGTCGGGGCTGTGGGTGTCGCAGGAGCCCCGGCCGGCGCTTGTGCCGCTGCGGCAGTCCGGGCGGCGAAGGCCTCCACGTCGGAGAATACGATCCGTCCGCCGGGTCCCGTCCCCGCAATGTGCTCGATGGCGATGCCGAGGTCGCGTGCGTGCCGCCGCGCCTTCGGGGAAATCTTCACGCGGCCGGGTGGTCCGGGCGTTCCGGCGCCGGCTGCCAACCGGGCATCCTGGCCACCAGTAGTACCATTTGCTGTGCCGTCCGCTGCGCCGGCAGTCGTCGCACCATCTAGGCCAGTCGTAGCGCTTTCCGTCGAGTCGGTCGCAGTGCCGGTCTTAGCCGCGTCACCGTCACCGGGATCACCCGCGTCGACCGCTTCGGCAATGTCCTCGCCCGCTTCGCCGATGAAACCGATGACCTGCTGAATGGGCACGTCGTCGCCCGGGCCATGCAGAATCTTGAGCAGCGTACCGGTAGCCTTGGCCTCCACTTCCATCACGCTCTTGTCCGTTTCGACGTTGAAGAGCACCTCGCCTTCCGTGACGGAATCGCCTTCCTCTTTCATCCACTCCACGATGATTCCGGATTCCATGGTCATGCCGAGAACGGGCATGATGATTTCAGTGGCCATTACGGGCTCCCCGGTGTACTCTGCAACGCACGGACCAGTTTGGTTTACGTCGTGCTAAACCCTATGTATGTAACTGACTTACAACGCCGTTCAAAGTGCGTAGAGCATACACTTCCACGTGTTCGGCGTCAAGCATTTTTTGATTGACTTGGACCGGCGGAAAGGGATAGATTCACCGCGATTCTGCATTCGAAAATCGCGGAAGGAAAACCGTCCCGAGGTTCGGCCTCTTCTCCGTGGAACGAATGTATGAACAGGTGCTCGGAACGCCTTGATCGGAGGACCTGTTCGGCTGTTGTTCACCTACCTGCGTGGAGGATCCAAGCCACATGGAAA contains:
- a CDS encoding dihydrolipoamide acetyltransferase family protein — translated: MATEIIMPVLGMTMESGIIVEWMKEEGDSVTEGEVLFNVETDKSVMEVEAKATGTLLKILHGPGDDVPIQQVIGFIGEAGEDIAEAVDAGDPGDGDAAKTGTATDSTESATTGLDGATTAGAADGTANGTTGGQDARLAAGAGTPGPPGRVKISPKARRHARDLGIAIEHIAGTGPGGRIVFSDVEAFAARTAAAAQAPAGAPATPTAPTTPAPAPAAAGPGLKRIQRRAPLSGLRKVAATRLAESASTIPHFYLTMDVDMTRLTGLREQLIAYGEKRGLARVSVNDLIIKAAGIALRSFPAVNASLEGGEVVEYADVNVGFAVALDDGLVVPVVASADQKSVFDIAAATRYLGEKARGKGLGPEDYGYGTFTISNLGMFGVDQFTAIINPPEAAILAVGRVKDTPVVVDGKVEIKAMMSATLSSDHRLIDGAVAGQFLAHLREILEQPLELLIGQDGA
- the nthA gene encoding nitrile hydratase subunit alpha; this encodes MTNDHRHDQDHTHPPPDIELRVKALESLLVEKGLVDPEALDALVDLYQDKIGPANGKHVVARAWTDEAFKRWLLDDPNAAISSMGYVGAQGEQMRVVENTDDVHNLVVCTLCSCYPWPLLGLPPVWYKSAPYRAQAVVDPRGVMTQFGTEVAERKEVRVWDSTSEMRYLVLPQRPEGTEGWSEEELMELVTRNAMIGVEEACRPDSEVRKA